From Paenibacillus polymyxa, the proteins below share one genomic window:
- a CDS encoding 3D domain-containing protein has translation MGELILSLLLALSVWNNTEAQSVNQVREMKNTTNTKEETQIAKLDKIKQVDTYRWDRFELTAYTNNQGRNVHNKDYGRTASGKMTKAGETIAADWRVLPKGTVVYIDGVGRRVVQDKGGAIKGHKIDVYVRTESEARQFGRKKHVKVRVIKWGENKDRKQSGTAN, from the coding sequence TTGGGTGAGCTAATCCTCTCTCTACTATTGGCGCTATCAGTATGGAACAACACTGAAGCACAAAGTGTCAATCAAGTACGAGAAATGAAAAACACGACTAATACCAAGGAAGAAACACAGATTGCTAAGTTGGATAAGATCAAACAAGTAGATACATATAGATGGGATCGTTTTGAGTTAACAGCATACACCAATAATCAAGGCAGGAACGTACACAACAAAGATTATGGAAGGACAGCTTCAGGTAAAATGACCAAGGCTGGTGAAACAATAGCTGCTGACTGGAGGGTGCTGCCTAAAGGTACAGTAGTTTATATAGATGGTGTAGGCAGAAGAGTAGTGCAGGATAAAGGTGGAGCTATTAAAGGCCATAAGATTGATGTGTATGTCAGAACAGAAAGTGAAGCAAGACAATTTGGTAGAAAGAAACATGTAAAAGTACGAGTGATTAAGTGGGGAGAGAATAAAGATCGAAAACAATCAGGAACAGCGAATTGA
- a CDS encoding nucleotide modification associated domain-containing protein, whose protein sequence is MLSALIRMDDKMRRLENLVQGSKAKVEESIEDTLLDQIGYGILALVELRKQKEGLNG, encoded by the coding sequence ATTCTAAGTGCACTAATCCGCATGGACGATAAAATGAGAAGACTTGAAAACTTGGTTCAAGGAAGTAAGGCTAAGGTTGAAGAATCAATTGAAGATACATTACTTGATCAAATCGGTTATGGAATACTCGCTTTAGTTGAATTAAGAAAACAGAAAGAGGGATTGAATGGCTAA
- a CDS encoding 5' nucleotidase, NT5C type yields the protein MAKKVLAVDQDNVIADLLSEWVRRYNLDYSDDLHPDQINAWNWHHLCKEECGIKIYKYLDEPDFFYNLPVMEGCQEVLKELNYNYDIYIVTAPFNLNNVVPKYKWLVKHFPFLDENKFVFTRDKSIIAANYLIDDKPKNLENFKGNKILYNAPHNLDEKRFFRVNNWNEVREILLDWK from the coding sequence ATGGCTAAGAAAGTATTAGCTGTCGATCAGGACAATGTTATTGCCGACCTGCTCAGTGAGTGGGTACGGCGTTACAATCTTGACTACAGTGATGATTTACACCCAGATCAAATTAACGCTTGGAATTGGCATCATCTATGCAAAGAAGAATGTGGGATTAAAATTTATAAATATCTTGATGAACCTGACTTCTTTTATAACCTGCCCGTAATGGAGGGATGCCAAGAAGTACTGAAAGAATTGAACTACAATTATGATATCTACATTGTGACAGCTCCATTCAACTTGAACAATGTTGTGCCTAAATATAAATGGCTGGTAAAACACTTCCCTTTTTTAGATGAAAATAAATTTGTATTTACAAGGGACAAATCTATAATAGCAGCCAATTATTTAATTGACGATAAACCTAAAAATTTAGAGAATTTCAAAGGGAATAAGATTCTGTATAATGCACCACACAATCTTGACGAGAAGCGATTTTTTCGAGTAAACAACTGGAATGAAGTTAGAGAAATTTTGTTGGATTGGAAGTGA
- a CDS encoding copper amine oxidase N-terminal domain-containing protein has protein sequence MKRFFMVSVFLIFSLALSVQASATKHPYNYTINVEVNNVPVNFGTNSDAPPYIDNATNTAFVPLRFVSENLGGKVTDWNKALQQVTIQSKDGTVIKLAVGSKIAYVNGEKKTLLVAPQSPATRIQVPLRIVSEVLGAKVNAKKIDGTLNVNITTSN, from the coding sequence ATGAAAAGATTCTTTATGGTTTCTGTGTTTCTTATTTTTTCACTTGCATTAAGCGTACAAGCCAGTGCAACAAAACATCCTTATAATTACACAATTAATGTGGAGGTAAACAATGTTCCTGTTAATTTCGGAACTAATTCAGATGCGCCTCCGTATATTGATAATGCTACAAATACAGCTTTTGTTCCTCTTCGTTTTGTTTCTGAAAATTTAGGTGGCAAAGTAACAGATTGGAATAAAGCTTTGCAACAAGTCACCATCCAATCGAAAGACGGAACTGTAATTAAATTAGCGGTCGGTAGCAAAATTGCGTATGTCAATGGTGAAAAGAAAACCTTGCTTGTTGCACCGCAAAGTCCGGCAACTCGCATTCAAGTTCCATTGCGAATTGTTTCTGAAGTATTGGGAGCTAAAGTTAATGCTAAAAAAATAGATGGAACATTGAATGTGAACATTACAACTTCCAATTAA
- a CDS encoding siphovirus Gp157 family protein → MSKLYELGEQYRVFNNFVDSAWDNDDLTEDDLQLYIETLESIEDEISNKAENIAKFMKNIEGDIKALKEEEDRLAKKRKYLQNKIEGLKSYTQAVLEVNKIDKIDAGLFKVRLQKNPPSINIVNERAIPNTYRIPQPDKIDTKGLLAAVKQGKVVEGVELVTDKKHLRIS, encoded by the coding sequence ATGAGTAAGTTATATGAGCTTGGGGAGCAGTATAGAGTATTTAACAATTTTGTAGATTCTGCGTGGGACAATGACGATTTAACGGAAGATGATTTGCAACTGTACATTGAGACACTAGAATCTATTGAAGATGAGATTAGTAATAAGGCAGAGAATATCGCTAAGTTCATGAAAAACATCGAGGGAGATATCAAAGCCTTAAAAGAAGAAGAAGATCGACTTGCAAAAAAACGCAAATACCTTCAGAACAAAATAGAAGGATTAAAGAGCTACACTCAAGCTGTGCTAGAAGTAAATAAAATTGACAAGATAGACGCAGGTCTATTTAAAGTTAGACTACAAAAGAATCCTCCATCCATTAATATTGTGAATGAAAGAGCTATTCCTAATACATACAGAATTCCGCAACCCGATAAGATTGATACCAAGGGGTTATTGGCTGCCGTAAAACAGGGTAAAGTTGTTGAAGGTGTTGAATTAGTGACAGATAAAAAGCATTTGCGTATTAGTTAG
- a CDS encoding SLOG family protein yields MVDFAWLNSPEGREEINRRREERRIQENLESKTVSFTGHRPNKLGNCYSLMDKQSKYIKSKIETVLIDLIKNEGVERFISGGAIGFDQIAFWTVQGLKKNYYSSIVNIVAVPFKKQPIKWSDKETQLWYKKMLDTADEVVYVDELPLYGVEGVPIGEYHVAKMQKRNEYMVDKSRIAVAAWDGSKGGTGNCCRYVRKKGKTLYTLKPQRDFELDVIYGFNG; encoded by the coding sequence ATGGTTGACTTTGCATGGTTAAACTCCCCTGAGGGAAGAGAAGAAATAAACAGAAGACGTGAAGAACGCAGAATACAGGAGAACCTAGAAAGTAAAACAGTATCATTCACAGGACACCGCCCGAATAAATTAGGAAATTGCTACAGCCTTATGGATAAACAATCAAAATACATAAAAAGCAAAATTGAAACAGTGTTAATTGACTTAATTAAGAATGAGGGAGTTGAACGTTTTATATCCGGTGGAGCAATTGGGTTTGACCAAATAGCCTTTTGGACAGTACAAGGACTAAAGAAAAATTACTACTCCAGCATCGTCAATATTGTCGCTGTACCATTTAAAAAGCAGCCAATAAAATGGTCAGATAAAGAGACCCAACTGTGGTACAAGAAGATGCTTGATACAGCAGATGAAGTTGTTTATGTAGACGAGCTGCCACTATATGGGGTAGAGGGAGTGCCTATTGGTGAGTATCATGTAGCGAAAATGCAAAAAAGAAATGAATACATGGTAGATAAATCACGAATCGCTGTCGCTGCTTGGGATGGATCGAAGGGGGGCACAGGTAATTGTTGTAGATATGTAAGGAAGAAAGGCAAAACATTATACACGTTAAAGCCGCAGCGTGATTTTGAGTTGGATGTGATTTATGGATTCAATGGATAG
- a CDS encoding HD domain-containing protein, protein MKVIYSKWHNNYDELVVGQEYGAQYYKKGWLLIGTVLYREDCFKIVNNLNKAISIASTMHNGQLDKGGNPYILHPLRVMMNLKSNEEQIVAVLHDILEDTTMTEEKLSEDFTDQIIDAVIALTRQENETYWEFIARCKQNELARTVKIADIEDNMDLSRLEKPTKKDYDRVKKYKKALIELKESISIEI, encoded by the coding sequence ATGAAGGTCATATATTCTAAGTGGCATAATAACTATGATGAATTGGTAGTTGGACAAGAATATGGCGCTCAATATTATAAAAAAGGATGGTTGTTAATAGGAACAGTTTTGTATAGAGAGGATTGCTTCAAGATAGTAAACAACTTAAACAAAGCAATCTCAATTGCTTCAACCATGCATAATGGTCAACTTGATAAGGGTGGTAATCCATATATTTTACATCCATTGCGTGTAATGATGAATTTGAAATCAAATGAAGAACAAATTGTGGCAGTACTGCATGATATCTTAGAAGATACAACTATGACTGAAGAGAAGCTGTCAGAAGATTTCACTGACCAAATTATTGATGCAGTTATTGCTTTGACAAGACAAGAGAATGAAACGTATTGGGAGTTCATTGCACGTTGTAAACAAAATGAGTTAGCCCGAACTGTCAAAATTGCAGATATTGAAGACAATATGGATTTGAGTAGGCTTGAAAAGCCAACAAAGAAGGATTATGACCGTGTGAAGAAATATAAGAAGGCTTTAATCGAATTAAAGGAGAGTATTTCAATTGAAATTTAA
- a CDS encoding 3'-5' exonuclease: protein MNYIIFDLEATCWENDRKRQNEIIEIGAVKLNDRLKTVSEFQIFVKPVLSPQLSDFCKRLTSISQADVDAAMYYPQAIRQFREWIGNEPHVLCSWGFYDKNQLQKDCALHQIACESTDNHISLKHQHGRMIGRERGVGMERALTMLKLPMEGTHHRGIDDAKNIAKIFVKIYDQLRF, encoded by the coding sequence ATGAACTACATAATTTTTGATCTAGAAGCTACTTGTTGGGAAAATGACCGCAAAAGACAAAACGAAATTATTGAGATCGGAGCCGTAAAACTCAATGATAGGCTGAAGACTGTAAGTGAATTCCAAATTTTTGTCAAGCCTGTATTAAGCCCACAGCTTTCTGATTTTTGTAAGCGGCTTACCTCCATCTCTCAGGCGGATGTGGATGCTGCAATGTATTATCCGCAGGCAATCCGTCAATTTCGAGAGTGGATAGGCAATGAACCTCATGTCCTCTGCTCCTGGGGGTTCTATGATAAGAACCAGTTGCAGAAGGATTGTGCACTACATCAAATCGCATGTGAATCGACGGATAACCATATCAGTCTCAAGCATCAGCATGGGAGGATGATTGGTAGGGAGCGAGGCGTAGGCATGGAAAGAGCTTTGACTATGCTTAAACTGCCAATGGAGGGAACCCATCACAGAGGGATTGATGACGCTAAGAATATTGCTAAGATTTTTGTGAAGATTTATGATCAATTGAGATTCTGA
- a CDS encoding helix-turn-helix domain-containing protein: MEQYKTWTDLKSRLNYKSENEKKEIAMKAKLTNALVKKCKDNNIDIDELADLAKVEVTKITQLEENKYVPSFDFLMKLVVALEMEVVIK, from the coding sequence ATGGAGCAATATAAAACATGGACAGATTTGAAAAGTAGATTAAACTATAAGTCCGAAAATGAGAAAAAAGAAATTGCAATGAAAGCAAAATTGACAAATGCACTCGTAAAAAAATGTAAAGACAATAACATAGATATTGACGAGCTGGCTGATCTTGCAAAAGTGGAAGTCACTAAAATTACTCAACTGGAAGAAAACAAATATGTACCAAGCTTTGATTTTTTGATGAAGTTAGTTGTGGCTTTGGAAATGGAAGTAGTAATTAAATAA
- a CDS encoding DUF1653 domain-containing protein: MVYEVTKGARYKHYKGNYYTIVSMATHTETMDGLVIYKDKDNNIWARPVDMFFGYTNNGVKRFELIEEEME; this comes from the coding sequence ATGGTGTACGAAGTAACTAAGGGAGCTAGATACAAGCATTATAAAGGAAATTACTACACAATTGTCAGTATGGCTACACACACTGAAACAATGGATGGTTTGGTGATCTACAAGGATAAAGATAATAACATTTGGGCTAGACCAGTAGATATGTTCTTTGGATATACAAACAATGGTGTCAAGCGCTTTGAGTTAATCGAGGAGGAGATGGAATGA
- a CDS encoding replication protein codes for MVTIEYIKEFVDPSKVHESIFIGYLWNTPSLYGKYKTHKISKDTFTEGIWWFYFYIGKEMYESGIRLFDDVTTYSFITSKPSENGKKSYFDYYNDYGGFSTIDEVVSECDGDKGNDEYHFSEVQKYESLRNLQKQGLLDISNTNLVSKLANMSLKQMQSFFQFKHKESFSHVNSGEVIEYNLIDNLDETIDQLEAGEDAGIPLFESPRLNKKINGQKLGNLMYLVLPSGVGKSSILTEKGVLGLLESGEKGIIFANEEGIKRWRTRLLVTVAARILKKPVARDTVNRGGFSAEIKQTLKEAAEWLQTHRPDFIKFVQLKKYRIEDVINRIELYRPLGYKHIYFDTFKPDLSQNVERWLAFSNSAQELYDCIKEESNNCATIATVQLKIGKEFRYIDLDCIGKSPEIVEVAAVVMAGRLIFADEYPGGKNELDPYNWEKDSGFGGWHKKPYKLDPGKKYLILFLPKNREGSEDEQIVFEVNYDFNIWKEVALVVVPNNGR; via the coding sequence GTGGTAACAATAGAATATATCAAAGAATTTGTAGATCCATCGAAAGTTCATGAGTCTATATTTATCGGTTATTTATGGAACACACCAAGTCTATACGGTAAATATAAAACCCATAAAATTAGTAAAGATACTTTTACAGAGGGTATATGGTGGTTCTACTTTTACATTGGAAAAGAGATGTATGAAAGTGGTATTCGATTATTTGATGATGTAACCACTTACTCATTTATTACATCTAAGCCTTCTGAAAATGGCAAGAAGTCATACTTTGATTATTATAATGATTATGGCGGCTTCTCAACAATTGATGAAGTCGTATCAGAGTGTGACGGAGACAAAGGAAATGATGAATATCATTTTAGCGAAGTACAAAAATATGAGTCACTTCGTAATCTTCAAAAGCAAGGGTTATTGGATATTAGTAACACAAATCTGGTTTCAAAATTGGCTAATATGTCACTTAAACAGATGCAAAGCTTCTTTCAATTTAAACACAAAGAATCCTTTTCTCATGTAAATAGTGGAGAAGTAATTGAATACAATCTTATAGATAATCTAGATGAGACCATTGATCAATTGGAGGCAGGAGAAGATGCAGGAATACCGCTATTCGAGTCTCCTAGGCTAAATAAGAAGATCAACGGGCAAAAGCTTGGAAACTTAATGTATCTCGTTCTTCCTTCAGGTGTGGGGAAATCAAGCATTTTAACTGAGAAAGGCGTTTTGGGGTTACTTGAGAGCGGAGAAAAAGGAATTATCTTTGCAAATGAAGAAGGGATAAAAAGATGGAGGACAAGACTTCTAGTGACCGTTGCCGCAAGAATTTTGAAAAAGCCAGTGGCACGAGATACGGTTAACAGGGGTGGATTTAGTGCAGAAATCAAACAAACCCTGAAAGAAGCTGCCGAATGGTTGCAGACACACCGTCCAGACTTTATTAAATTCGTGCAGCTCAAGAAGTATCGAATTGAAGACGTCATTAATAGAATAGAACTTTATAGACCATTAGGTTATAAGCATATTTATTTTGATACATTTAAACCTGATTTATCACAGAACGTAGAGCGATGGCTTGCTTTCTCCAACTCAGCTCAAGAACTGTATGACTGTATCAAAGAAGAGTCTAATAATTGCGCCACAATAGCAACAGTTCAACTTAAAATTGGTAAAGAGTTTAGATACATAGATTTAGATTGTATTGGTAAATCACCAGAGATTGTAGAAGTAGCAGCCGTTGTAATGGCTGGCAGATTGATTTTTGCAGACGAATATCCCGGTGGAAAAAACGAATTAGATCCATATAACTGGGAGAAGGATAGTGGTTTTGGTGGATGGCACAAGAAACCGTATAAATTAGACCCGGGGAAAAAATATCTCATTCTGTTCCTACCTAAAAACCGTGAAGGATCTGAGGATGAGCAAATAGTGTTTGAAGTGAATTATGATTTTAATATTTGGAAAGAGGTAGCATTAGTAGTCGTACCTAATAATGGACGTTAA
- a CDS encoding toprim domain-containing protein, with translation MSNDLKLIKERIIEESRVGELLEAMGCEYVEKKNNRYEAQLPHKFESPNKRSVQVYLNESLSSRIRTLGESDIDIYGLVSYIVFDQISEDDRQRGLPKAKRWICEQLGYKEFLDSSYMPPPSLVQLDWLKDVRRKRKKKRELSNLENDTYDDEILNQFVMYPHQTYLDEGVSCEIQREFQIGFDLRSQRIIFPIHNRFGDIVSIKGRTIFGDYEEKNIYKFLYLINFNKMIELYNWHRALYYILERKEILIFEGEKTCWLISQYGHRNCVAISGDDLSEWQVEMIKELSHDVEIVIALDKDKPVEAVRKQAAKFGKTRNVYALYDNRNLFKDKDSPCDRGEDVFNTLYEECKFKVSV, from the coding sequence ATGAGCAATGATCTGAAGTTAATAAAGGAAAGAATCATAGAGGAATCAAGGGTTGGAGAACTTTTAGAAGCAATGGGTTGCGAATATGTAGAAAAAAAGAATAATCGCTACGAGGCGCAACTCCCCCACAAATTTGAATCGCCAAATAAAAGATCAGTTCAAGTTTATTTAAATGAAAGCCTATCAAGCAGAATTAGGACGCTTGGAGAGTCAGATATAGATATTTATGGATTAGTATCTTATATAGTTTTTGATCAAATATCAGAAGATGACAGACAAAGAGGATTGCCTAAAGCTAAAAGATGGATATGTGAACAATTAGGCTACAAAGAATTTTTAGACAGCAGCTATATGCCTCCACCTAGTTTAGTTCAACTCGATTGGCTCAAGGATGTTAGACGGAAACGTAAGAAAAAAAGAGAGTTAAGTAACCTTGAGAATGACACCTATGATGATGAAATATTAAATCAATTTGTCATGTACCCTCATCAAACTTATTTAGATGAGGGGGTGTCATGCGAAATACAGCGAGAATTTCAAATAGGCTTTGACTTAAGAAGCCAACGTATAATCTTCCCCATACACAATCGCTTTGGGGATATTGTATCTATAAAAGGAAGAACCATATTTGGTGACTACGAAGAGAAGAATATTTATAAGTTCTTATATCTTATCAATTTCAACAAGATGATTGAACTTTACAATTGGCATCGAGCCTTGTATTACATATTAGAAAGAAAAGAGATATTGATATTTGAAGGTGAAAAAACTTGCTGGTTAATTAGTCAATACGGTCATCGAAACTGTGTTGCTATTAGTGGTGACGATCTAAGTGAATGGCAGGTTGAGATGATAAAGGAATTAAGCCATGATGTAGAGATAGTTATAGCGTTAGATAAAGACAAGCCAGTAGAAGCAGTAAGAAAACAAGCAGCTAAGTTCGGGAAAACTAGAAATGTGTATGCTTTATATGACAATAGAAACTTGTTTAAGGACAAAGACAGTCCATGTGACAGAGGAGAAGATGTATTCAATACTCTATATGAGGAGTGTAAATTCAAAGTATCAGTCTGA
- a CDS encoding DHHA1 domain-containing protein yields MNTHYAHQLSDLPGFSLMADMMSMIELENRYFAKLSLKGLRHAGLKVLFAAMNFDLNNLSATDFLYGVSPAVTAATRADNIQLAIDFLMCDEDSPEIKLLVKDLIRLNERRKTVQAEALIRLKPLVNENDKVVIVIDHTLGKGMNGLVAQELSRTYSRPAIVLGNGDSEDTYAGSFRGLEDFSMLDMLGDCNSVIYTGGHDGAGGLQLLKKDIEVLRQELNGKLQNFVADNSLYYDLEFDINQVNENLINYLSEFYRITGNKFKQGRFLIKGLFVSDKKLIGQSNNTVKIDCDKLQLMKFKTDVNYYKSVPVFSEIEAIGTLNINVWKVYRPKFKVTKTLQLFIEEYRETK; encoded by the coding sequence ATGAATACACATTATGCACATCAATTATCTGACTTGCCGGGGTTTTCATTGATGGCAGACATGATGTCAATGATAGAGTTAGAGAATAGATATTTTGCGAAACTATCCTTGAAGGGATTGCGTCATGCAGGATTAAAAGTATTATTTGCAGCTATGAACTTTGATTTAAACAACCTTTCAGCAACAGACTTCTTATACGGAGTAAGCCCTGCCGTTACAGCAGCCACGAGAGCAGACAATATTCAGTTGGCTATAGATTTTCTGATGTGCGACGAGGACAGTCCAGAGATTAAATTATTGGTTAAAGATTTGATTAGATTAAATGAAAGACGAAAAACAGTACAAGCTGAAGCATTAATTAGGTTAAAACCTTTAGTAAATGAAAACGACAAAGTTGTTATTGTTATTGATCATACTCTTGGAAAAGGTATGAATGGACTAGTAGCGCAAGAACTGTCCAGAACATATAGTAGGCCAGCAATTGTACTTGGTAATGGAGACAGTGAGGATACATATGCAGGAAGCTTTCGAGGCTTAGAAGATTTTTCAATGTTAGATATGCTTGGTGATTGCAATAGCGTTATTTATACAGGTGGACATGATGGAGCTGGTGGTCTTCAATTGTTGAAAAAAGACATTGAAGTATTACGTCAAGAGCTTAACGGAAAGCTTCAGAATTTTGTTGCAGATAATTCATTATATTATGACCTTGAATTTGACATCAATCAGGTAAACGAAAATCTAATCAACTATCTTTCTGAATTCTATCGGATCACAGGTAATAAATTCAAACAGGGTAGATTTCTTATTAAAGGGCTATTTGTGTCAGATAAGAAGTTGATTGGCCAGTCCAACAACACCGTTAAAATTGACTGCGACAAGCTTCAGCTTATGAAGTTTAAGACTGACGTAAATTACTATAAAAGTGTTCCAGTCTTTAGTGAGATTGAAGCAATTGGAACATTAAATATAAATGTATGGAAAGTTTATAGACCAAAATTCAAAGTAACTAAAACACTCCAATTATTTATAGAAGAATATAGAGAAACAAAATAA